A genomic window from Tolypothrix sp. PCC 7910 includes:
- a CDS encoding phosphotransferase enzyme family protein: MSIIEDIKTQGTDNLVSIAEQFALQGEVTSVQAFGSGNINDTFLVTTNSLENHNFVLQRINKQVFRQPQLIMHNMCIFTEHIRKRLEQKPLNRRWEVPRVLLTKDTQDHWQDVDGSFWRAISFIAGSQSFDTMGDRSQAPEVGYALGMFHNLISDLPPAKLADTLEGFHITPRYLQHYNEVLPKTIVKKTPEVNYCLQFVSDRQLFANTLEDAKAAGKLPLRLMHGDPKINNVMFDTATGLAVSVIDLDTVKPGLVHYDIGDCLRSGCNPVGEETENWESVTFDTETCQGILQGYLSVAKAFMTENDYAYIYDAIRLIAFELGLRFFADYLAGNVYFKVKHSEHNLARALVQFALTKSIESQETAIRAIIQDVK; encoded by the coding sequence ATGAGCATCATAGAAGATATCAAAACCCAAGGTACAGACAATCTAGTTTCTATTGCTGAACAATTCGCGCTTCAGGGTGAGGTGACAAGTGTTCAGGCTTTTGGTAGCGGTAATATTAATGACACTTTTTTAGTAACTACAAATTCGTTAGAAAATCATAATTTTGTTCTCCAACGTATTAATAAACAAGTATTCCGCCAGCCGCAACTGATTATGCATAATATGTGTATTTTTACTGAGCATATTCGGAAAAGGTTGGAGCAAAAACCACTTAACCGCCGTTGGGAAGTACCACGTGTACTATTAACCAAGGATACACAAGACCATTGGCAGGATGTAGATGGTTCATTTTGGCGGGCGATTAGTTTTATTGCAGGTTCCCAGTCCTTTGACACTATGGGCGATCGCTCTCAAGCGCCTGAAGTCGGTTATGCTTTGGGGATGTTCCATAATCTCATCAGCGATTTACCACCAGCAAAACTCGCTGATACTTTAGAAGGCTTCCACATTACGCCTCGCTACCTGCAACACTACAACGAGGTTTTGCCGAAAACCATTGTGAAGAAAACGCCAGAGGTAAATTATTGCTTGCAATTTGTGAGCGATCGCCAACTTTTTGCTAATACCCTGGAAGATGCTAAAGCTGCGGGTAAGTTACCACTGCGGCTAATGCATGGCGATCCGAAAATAAATAACGTGATGTTTGACACCGCAACTGGGCTTGCTGTCAGTGTAATCGATTTAGACACCGTGAAGCCAGGTTTAGTACATTACGATATTGGCGACTGTTTGCGTTCTGGGTGCAATCCCGTTGGTGAAGAAACAGAAAATTGGGAAAGCGTGACTTTTGATACTGAGACTTGCCAAGGTATATTGCAAGGTTATCTCTCTGTCGCCAAAGCGTTTATGACAGAAAATGACTATGCCTATATATATGATGCAATTCGTTTGATTGCTTTTGAATTGGGATTGAGATTTTTTGCTGATTATTTAGCTGGGAATGTCTATTTTAAAGTGAAGCATTCAGAACATAACCTGGCGAGGGCACTGGTGCAATTTGCGCTGACAAAAAGTATTGAATCTCAAGAAACAGCAATTCGCGCCATTATTCAGGATGTGAAATGA
- a CDS encoding DOMON-like domain-containing protein, which yields MNHQLFSLQPFPGTKKFPDVKIAGNIARHSNNLTIQYSLLGDIKEIAITPPSATPLRKHGLWQNTCFEFFIGVRNSPQYWEFNLSPCGDWNIYRFDDYRQGMQEEAAFSTLPFMVQQQAESVEINLNLDLDKIISTEQALEVAITTVIKTQDGDVTYWALTHRGAEADFHLRDSFILELPAVN from the coding sequence ATGAATCATCAGTTATTTTCTCTGCAACCTTTTCCGGGTACTAAAAAATTTCCCGATGTCAAAATTGCAGGTAATATCGCCCGTCATAGTAATAATTTGACTATTCAATATAGCCTGTTGGGTGACATCAAAGAAATTGCCATTACCCCGCCATCAGCTACACCATTGCGAAAGCATGGATTATGGCAAAATACTTGCTTTGAGTTCTTTATTGGTGTTAGAAATTCTCCCCAATATTGGGAATTTAACCTGTCTCCTTGTGGCGATTGGAATATTTACCGCTTTGATGATTATCGTCAAGGAATGCAAGAGGAAGCCGCTTTTTCCACACTTCCGTTTATGGTGCAACAGCAAGCAGAGAGTGTGGAAATTAATTTAAATTTGGATTTGGATAAAATAATTTCTACAGAACAAGCGCTAGAAGTTGCGATTACCACTGTGATTAAAACCCAAGATGGTGATGTAACTTATTGGGCTTTAACTCATCGAGGTGCTGAGGCTGATTTTCACCTGCGAGATAGTTTTATTTTGGAATTACCTGCGGTAAATTGA
- a CDS encoding Hsp70 family protein, with translation MEILETVGFDLGHGETAVAKAIVESIEPPQMLEVNNRKNQITALGWHPRLGYLVGEQALIQAGVTQLEISFKEKPKNDAKYRETISTFVATYYRLLKESKQIEGGETTYFYVGCPSGWLVSDRIEYQKLLQSAGIDLLNVIPESRAAFMQAKEAGKLEYEKLLSSVLIVDIGSSTTDFTLVKSLQEIPIDFGSNILGASLIDKAIFELTLAKHEQRNLLEKVFAEYPHHQARCELACRKTKEDYFSNEQLYSDAQSFARGFESINEQIYFIPQVNKLIMEEILHQPLTALVGKSWMQAFSEAVKEAKEQLDKQGIIPKILLMTGGASRMKFTHQICQEIFPEPETLLRPDPEPERCIALGLARVGRWDLQATAFKQEVNKLVESNKLEELISRHIPELIELLTQPLANGLIENAVRPGIKDWQKNKIKTLADLETSMKNRAEDWLQGNIAQQIINNQCISWFNKKIQPDLAAETDPICRKFQIPRSSLRFEDSIDPAFVNPELRIGDAILAETVGLIVNVIIGGGTLASIITLVLTGHFTWPIALVYGASAIAAGMEFNRKGVQDAIKANVDVPGWLRSSFLNDRKIDEMCERIKPELEQVFQEQLTANQEAFDKLIAKVEQGLEAALSTKVQEAIILIQ, from the coding sequence ATGGAAATTTTAGAAACAGTCGGTTTTGATTTGGGACATGGTGAAACAGCTGTAGCCAAAGCTATAGTCGAGAGTATTGAACCTCCACAAATGCTGGAAGTGAATAATAGGAAAAATCAAATTACAGCCCTTGGTTGGCATCCTAGACTAGGTTATCTTGTTGGAGAACAAGCTTTAATTCAAGCTGGGGTTACTCAACTAGAAATTTCTTTCAAAGAAAAACCCAAAAATGACGCTAAATATCGGGAAACTATTAGCACATTTGTGGCAACTTACTACCGCCTGTTAAAAGAAAGCAAACAAATTGAAGGCGGTGAAACTACATATTTTTATGTGGGTTGTCCTTCTGGGTGGTTAGTGAGCGATCGCATAGAATATCAAAAGCTGCTGCAATCAGCCGGGATTGATTTACTCAATGTTATCCCGGAATCACGGGCTGCTTTTATGCAAGCCAAAGAAGCCGGGAAATTAGAGTATGAAAAGCTACTTTCTTCAGTATTAATTGTTGATATTGGTTCTTCAACTACAGATTTTACCCTGGTGAAAAGTTTACAGGAAATCCCCATAGATTTCGGCAGTAATATTTTAGGTGCATCATTAATTGACAAAGCTATCTTTGAGCTTACTCTTGCCAAACACGAGCAAAGAAACTTACTAGAAAAAGTATTTGCAGAATATCCTCATCACCAAGCACGTTGTGAACTTGCTTGTCGCAAAACTAAAGAAGATTACTTTTCTAACGAACAGCTATATAGCGATGCTCAATCATTTGCCCGTGGCTTTGAGTCTATCAACGAACAAATTTATTTTATCCCCCAAGTTAACAAATTAATTATGGAGGAAATCTTGCATCAACCTTTAACTGCATTGGTGGGAAAAAGCTGGATGCAAGCCTTTAGTGAAGCAGTCAAAGAAGCAAAAGAACAACTCGACAAACAAGGAATAATACCAAAAATATTACTGATGACTGGTGGTGCATCACGGATGAAATTTACCCATCAAATCTGTCAAGAAATCTTTCCTGAACCTGAAACCCTACTACGTCCAGATCCCGAACCAGAACGTTGTATAGCATTAGGTTTAGCACGTGTTGGCAGATGGGATTTACAGGCTACTGCCTTTAAACAAGAAGTTAACAAACTAGTAGAATCAAACAAACTTGAAGAACTAATTTCGCGACATATTCCCGAATTAATTGAATTGTTAACCCAACCCCTAGCAAATGGTTTAATTGAAAATGCTGTACGACCGGGAATCAAAGACTGGCAGAAAAACAAAATCAAGACTTTAGCCGATTTAGAAACTTCAATGAAAAATCGGGCAGAAGATTGGTTGCAAGGTAATATCGCCCAGCAAATAATTAACAATCAATGCATTAGTTGGTTTAACAAAAAAATTCAACCAGACTTAGCTGCAGAAACCGATCCAATCTGTCGTAAGTTTCAAATCCCTAGAAGTAGTTTGAGATTTGAAGATAGTATTGACCCTGCTTTTGTCAACCCCGAACTAAGAATTGGCGATGCAATTCTTGCCGAAACTGTAGGGTTGATTGTTAACGTGATTATTGGCGGCGGTACTCTTGCTAGCATCATTACCCTAGTATTAACTGGACATTTTACCTGGCCGATTGCATTAGTATATGGTGCTTCCGCAATAGCTGCCGGAATGGAGTTTAATCGTAAAGGTGTACAAGATGCAATCAAAGCCAATGTAGATGTTCCTGGCTGGTTGCGTTCTAGCTTTTTAAATGATAGAAAAATTGATGAAATGTGCGAGAGAATTAAGCCAGAGTTAGAGCAAGTTTTTCAAGAACAGCTAACAGCTAATCAAGAAGCTTTTGATAAGTTAATCGCCAAAGTCGAGCAAGGATTAGAAGCTGCACTTTCCACCAAAGTACAAGAAGCAATCATCCTCATCCAATAA
- a CDS encoding AGE family epimerase/isomerase: MGQDFQELAKLYKNTLLHDVLPFWETYSIDWEQGGYFTCLDREGKVYDTDKFIWLQNRQVWTFSMLYNQLEKRDNWLKIATNGANFLSQHGRDSDGNWYFALTRQGEPLVQPYNIFSDCFAAMAFSQYALACGEDWARDIAMQAYNNVLRRKDNPKGKYTKAYPGTRPMKSLAVPMILANLTLEMAWLLPSETLEKVLDMTVEEVMNDFLDKERGLMYESVAPDGSHVDCFEGRLINPGHGIEAMWFIMDIANRRNDTKTINQAVDVVLNILNFAWDDEYGGLYYFMDAAGHPPQQLEWDQKLWWVHLESLVALAMGDRLTGRAECREWYNKMHNYTWSHFADPEYGEWFGYLNRRGEVLLNLKGGKWKGCFHVPRALYLCWQQFEALSSQSVG; the protein is encoded by the coding sequence ATGGGGCAGGATTTTCAAGAACTAGCTAAACTTTACAAAAACACATTGCTGCACGATGTACTCCCATTTTGGGAGACATACTCGATTGATTGGGAACAAGGCGGTTATTTCACTTGCCTGGATCGTGAGGGTAAAGTTTATGACACAGATAAATTTATCTGGCTGCAAAATCGTCAAGTGTGGACTTTCTCAATGCTGTATAACCAGCTAGAGAAACGCGACAATTGGCTCAAAATTGCTACTAACGGCGCTAATTTTCTTTCTCAACATGGCAGAGATAGCGATGGTAACTGGTATTTCGCCTTAACTCGTCAAGGTGAGCCTTTAGTTCAACCTTACAATATTTTTTCTGATTGCTTTGCAGCAATGGCTTTTAGCCAATACGCCCTCGCCTGTGGTGAAGATTGGGCAAGGGATATCGCTATGCAAGCTTACAATAATGTTTTGCGTCGCAAGGATAACCCCAAGGGCAAATATACCAAGGCTTACCCAGGTACACGCCCGATGAAATCCTTGGCTGTACCGATGATTTTAGCTAACCTCACCCTGGAAATGGCATGGTTGCTACCCAGTGAAACCTTAGAGAAAGTCCTGGATATGACTGTTGAGGAAGTGATGAACGATTTCCTCGACAAAGAACGGGGGCTGATGTATGAAAGCGTTGCACCTGATGGTTCTCACGTTGATTGTTTTGAGGGGAGATTAATTAACCCCGGACACGGTATCGAAGCAATGTGGTTCATTATGGATATTGCTAACCGCCGCAATGATACCAAAACCATTAATCAAGCGGTGGATGTGGTGTTAAATATCCTAAATTTTGCTTGGGATGATGAATATGGCGGTTTATATTACTTCATGGATGCGGCGGGACATCCTCCCCAACAACTGGAATGGGATCAAAAGTTGTGGTGGGTGCATTTAGAATCTTTAGTTGCATTGGCAATGGGCGATCGCTTAACAGGTCGTGCGGAGTGTCGAGAATGGTATAATAAGATGCACAATTATACTTGGTCGCACTTTGCCGATCCTGAATATGGTGAGTGGTTTGGTTACTTAAATCGGCGTGGGGAAGTATTGTTAAATCTCAAAGGTGGCAAATGGAAAGGCTGTTTTCATGTACCCCGTGCGTTGTATCTTTGTTGGCAACAATTTGAGGCTTTGAGTTCGCAATCTGTTGGATAA
- a CDS encoding DUF4089 domain-containing protein — translation MENREFDVGGYVEQMAWLVNLQLRDEYRDGVVANFERIKAIAQLVNEFPIAEEVEVAPVFEP, via the coding sequence ATGGAAAATCGAGAATTCGATGTGGGTGGGTATGTTGAGCAGATGGCATGGTTGGTAAATTTACAACTGCGGGATGAGTACCGTGATGGAGTGGTGGCGAATTTTGAGAGAATCAAAGCGATCGCTCAACTTGTGAATGAGTTTCCTATAGCTGAAGAAGTTGAAGTTGCACCTGTGTTTGAACCATGA
- a CDS encoding AtzE family amidohydrolase: protein MNDAVSIAAAIRAGKVSAVEVTKDALATIAARDREINAFTAVIAETALADAARIDKEIAQGNNRGPLAGVPFAVKNLFDVAGLTTLAGAKINAENPPATQDATLVARLKQAGAVLVGALNMDEYAYGFMTENAHYGATHNPHDLQRVTGGSSGGSAAAVAAGLVPLTLGSDTNGSIRVPAAFCGIFGLKPTYSRLSRAGVALFSTSFDHVGPFARSVRDIATTFDILQGEDDRDPVCTKRPPELCLPQINEDISGIRFAIAGDYYTQGAEPEALLAVEQVARALNVTEYVTLPESHRARAAAFVITASEGANLHIDKLRSRPQDFDFATRDRFLAGALIPSQWYLQAQRFRRWYRDRVREIFQNVDIILAPTTPMVAPLIGQTTMVLDGQEIIIRPHLGLFTQPLSFIGLPVISVPIQRPNALPLGVQLIAAPYNEALILKVASFLEAQGIVSAPVV, encoded by the coding sequence ATGAATGATGCTGTATCAATAGCGGCGGCTATACGTGCGGGTAAAGTTAGCGCTGTGGAAGTTACCAAAGATGCTTTAGCCACAATTGCAGCACGCGATCGCGAAATTAATGCTTTTACGGCGGTAATTGCGGAAACTGCTTTGGCAGATGCAGCACGCATCGACAAAGAAATTGCCCAAGGTAACAATCGTGGCCCGTTGGCGGGTGTACCTTTTGCCGTGAAAAACCTCTTCGATGTCGCTGGTTTAACAACTCTCGCGGGTGCAAAAATTAACGCCGAAAATCCCCCAGCTACCCAAGATGCAACCTTAGTAGCCAGGTTAAAACAAGCTGGTGCGGTGTTAGTGGGGGCGTTAAATATGGATGAGTACGCCTATGGGTTTATGACAGAAAATGCCCATTACGGTGCTACTCATAATCCTCATGATTTACAGCGCGTCACTGGCGGTTCTTCAGGCGGTTCGGCGGCGGCTGTAGCTGCGGGGTTGGTGCCGTTAACGCTGGGTTCTGATACTAACGGTTCGATTCGCGTTCCTGCTGCTTTTTGTGGAATTTTTGGTTTAAAACCGACTTATAGTAGATTATCGCGGGCTGGGGTAGCTTTATTTTCTACCAGTTTTGACCATGTTGGCCCCTTTGCTCGTTCAGTGCGGGATATTGCGACGACTTTTGATATTCTTCAAGGAGAAGACGATCGCGATCCGGTATGTACAAAGCGCCCACCGGAATTATGTTTACCTCAAATTAACGAAGATATATCTGGTATTAGATTTGCCATTGCTGGGGATTATTATACTCAGGGTGCAGAACCGGAAGCTTTGCTAGCAGTCGAACAAGTCGCCCGAGCTTTAAATGTAACTGAGTATGTAACGCTACCAGAATCCCATCGCGCCAGGGCTGCAGCCTTTGTAATTACCGCCAGCGAAGGCGCAAATCTGCATATAGATAAATTGCGATCGCGTCCCCAAGACTTTGATTTTGCCACACGCGATCGCTTTTTAGCTGGGGCGTTAATCCCCAGTCAATGGTACTTGCAAGCCCAGAGATTTAGAAGATGGTACCGCGATCGTGTGCGAGAAATCTTTCAAAATGTCGATATAATTCTCGCACCAACTACGCCAATGGTAGCGCCATTAATTGGTCAAACCACGATGGTTTTAGATGGACAAGAAATTATCATTCGTCCCCATCTGGGATTATTTACGCAACCATTATCTTTTATTGGCTTACCTGTAATCTCAGTGCCAATTCAACGTCCCAACGCTTTACCTTTAGGCGTGCAATTAATCGCTGCACCCTATAATGAAGCATTAATTTTAAAAGTTGCATCTTTCCTTGAAGCGCAGGGAATAGTATCAGCGCCAGTTGTTTGA